In Lathyrus oleraceus cultivar Zhongwan6 chromosome 2, CAAS_Psat_ZW6_1.0, whole genome shotgun sequence, the DNA window GTGATCGTGGAATAGTTGTTTAGATTAAGGTGGAGACTAGATGGTGATGGGTGGGTATGGAGGCGTCGGCTATTCACTTAGGAGAAAGAGTTATTGGAaatttgttgttgtttgttgaatCATGTTATTTTTGTTGAGGAAATGTACTCTCAGGTTATTTGTTAAGATGATAAAATTGTGTAAATAAAATTATGATTATGATCTTATTTATTATTTAATGTGTTCTTAAATAGAAATAAGTAACATGAGTATATACGAAATTTATCATAAGATAAGGAATTATTTTTAAGTTTAATGTTAAGCAATTTCAAGAATAAAAAAACATATGTTTAAAAGGAACATAAAAGTGCGACAAAGAAATAAGATAAAATATTTATTGAAATATATTTTCTTAAGGATGGGGGATTAATATCTAAGAATGAAGATCCGAGGATGAAAATCTAAAAGACAAGGAATTACATGGAGACAAGTAATACAAAAGTCATAAAGTAGGAAAATTGATTGAGGTTAACATGACTATACACCTTTACTTAAAGTTAAAGTAAAATAAGAGgaaataattttaaatttaagaaTGATGATCCTAGGATGAAGGTTTGAGAATAAAACCCAAAGGATAAATAACTTTTTGGACACTAAAGAATGACAAGGAAGACGAGGATGAAGACATGAGGATGAAGATTCGAGGATGAAGAACTTCCTAGATGCTAAGCAAGGTCAAGGATAAAGATTTGAGGATGAATACCTGAGAATAAAGATCTCAGGATCAAAAACTTCTTGGACACCAAATAAGTCTTAAAAGTAGAAAAAAATAATGTGCTCATTCACTATACACCTTATGATTAAAGTCAATAAAGTAAATAGTAAAAATAACTTTTTGTATTTCAATTTTCAAGAATAATTTTCTAATCCTCATAAGACACTGTTTATTCTTAGAAGAAAAATTTTGATTCCACGGGAAGGGCTCACACTGAGGACCAGAATATTGCCTTGcattttaaaatttaaaataaataatgaaTACTTTTTTTGCAATTACATGGAGAATCCAGAGTTTCTTCAATATTCTTGTCTAAAAAATAAGCTTTAGAGATCAAATTTTCTATAAATACTCTCATTAGTCTCTCTTTCAAGTAAGAGATTACAAATACACAAAAGTGggaaaaaaaacaaaatattaTCATTAACATCACAATATCAAATTTATTCTTGCAAGCTCGCTTAGATTTTAAGGATCAGCCATTTTAAGAGTAAACAACCATCAACATCTCACTACCTACATATTGTGAAGTTATAATTTTCCTCACTATAAATTATCTTGTACTCTTGTATATCCTCAAATTAATTTGAATTTGTGGGATAGTGTAAACTTAATGAAACTAGTCATAAGTTTGGTGAGACTAAGAATATACTTAGGGGTGTAAGTGCAGATCAAAGAAAAAAAATTTAAGCATTAGTGAAAATATCAAAAACTATGAGGACTGGAGTTGTCATATTTGATGAGCTAATATAATTTTTTGTGTGATTTTTTAGAGACAAGGAAATTCACAAACATTTGCAAGCTATTTTGATGGCGAGTGTTAAGACTTTGCGGAAAGAATGCAACAATAGTTTATTGGGcataaaaaatgagagagagagagagagagagagagagagagagagagagagagagagagagagagagagagagagagagagagagagagagagagagagagagagagagagagagagagagagagagagagagagagagagagagagagagagagagagagagagagagagagagagagagagagagagagagagagagagagagagagagagagagagagagagagagagaagaagagagagagagagagagagagagagagagagagagagagagagaggagagagagagagagagagagagagagagagagagagagagagagagagagagagagagagagagagagagagagagagagagagagagagagaagagagagagagagagagagagagagagagagagagagagagaggagaagagagagagagagagagagagagaggagagagagagagagagagagagagagagagagagagagagagcaaattcaaattttattttagtgGATTTTGTCATCTCAATCACGAATCGGTCATCATCTTCTCTTGTATTATCAATCACTTGTTTCACCCTCCAAATTTTTGCAAGATATAAATTAGTAATAGGATATTACATACCTGAGATCATATAAGTAGCTAGATTAAGAGTTCAGGATTTTTTTgatatgagagagagagagagagagagagagagagagagagagagagagagagagagagagagagagagagagagagagagagagagagagagagagagagagagagagagagagagagagagagagagagagagagagagagagagagagagagagagagagagcaaattcaaattttattttagtgGATTTGTCATCTCAATCACGAATCGGTCATCATCTTCTCTTGTATTATCAATCACTTGTTTCACCCTCCAAATTTTTGCAAGATATAAATTAGTAATAGGATATTACATACCTGAGATCATATAAGTAGCTAGATTAAGAGTTCAGGATTTTTTTGATATGAATAGTTTGTTTGATTTTTTCAATTATGTCTATTGGATTTGATTTCTTTGATTATGATATGGTTTTTCTAGTTTAATTAAAGGCAAAATGTCCAATTTGTTAAACATACTGTTGTCGTTCATGGTATTTTTTTAAGAAGGCCCCTTAGACACCTCACTATTTTAATAACCATGCATTATTTTGTATAAATGGCTTAAAATATAAGATTTATTAAAATATATCAAATTTATAACAAAATTATTATCAAAGAGGAAAACTTACTATCGTGAAGGTTAGTCACAAACTTAACATCTGAATTCTCCACTGAATTGTGAAATAAACACACTATCATGAGTTAAAAATGTATCAAGAGGTTAGTTCGAAAATTAACTTCCCGACTAACCCTTCCATCAACCATTTGAAAAAATAGGGATGCCTCAATTAAAAAAAGGTTTGGTATATATTAGGGGTACCCGAAAGTTAACTTTCGTACTATTTTTTTTGGCAAAATTAGTATGACTCATTTACATAATATTTTGGTGTGTTTGAGAGGCATCTAAAAGTTAACTTTCATACTATTCAAATTGCATTTTCGAGTATCCTAAGGAAGGCTCTTCACCTCTAACTGTGGAAGAGCAACCCCTTTCTATAAACCTTAGTCTGAGCTATTTAAATTAATAAACTTTTTAAAATACTCTGAGTCTGAACTTTTTTATCAAATTGAGGTGGATTGAATCGGGCTTTAAATAGCTTGAGTCATTAATCCCTCCTACAGCCCCGACCTATTATCAAATTGAGGTAGGTTAAATCGAGTTTCAATTTGTTAAAAAACATGTTACAAAATGTTAGCTGTTTTTGAAGGAAAAAAACCTTATGGTTAGATAAATGAGTAAAATTGAAAATAAAACAGTTTATAGAAGAGAATGGTTAAAATTTCATATCCAAGTATCGTCCATAGATAGGCACTTCCATTTTATGCTAACTTTTGTTTTTAACATTTTATATATTATAAATGTAAGTGATATCgaaatgaagaaaaaaaatgtaAATCTTCTTACAATGAAAAGTGAATGAAGACAAAAAAATGTTTCATTGGTCCTAACATCTGCTCTGATTCTGCAAATGGGTTACATGTCCTAAACAAATTTAGGCCTTGGCATTTAGTCTATTTGGTGAATAATTGAAATTAGGCTAATGTTACGTTTATAACTTATAACTATCTCTTGATCTAGAAACTAGATTTAAAAAAGAGTACTATTTATAAACAAAATCAAAACTGATAAAAACTGCGGTGAAAAGAGCTGTAAACTAGAAAAGATTAAAACTGAAATTGAAAGAGTTCTACTTCAAATATTAAAACATAACTGACATTAATCAAACGCAGTTAAGCAAATAATGAAGATTCTAAGTGCAATTATTTTCTTGAAACAGAAACACAGAACTAACAGTTAACCTTTGGTTTCTGTCATGGAAACTTGTTTCATATTTTCTGCCTCCAAAAACTTTCCCCAATAGGGATGTTTCTTCCAAACCATATTCATTTCCTCAAGTGGGATACCTTTTGTTTCTGGCAAAAACTTGTAGATGACGAAAGTCATGAGGACCACAAAGCATCCAAAGAAGATGAACAAACCGAACTTGAAGTGACAAAGCATTGATGTGAAGAACTGAGCTATGAAAAAAGTGCTGGTCATGTTGACACTAACTGTGATACTTTGAGCAGCAGATCGAATTTCCAGAGGAAATATTTCGCTAGGTACTAACCATCCTAGAGGTCCCCAAGACCAAGCGTAACCCGAAACATATACACAGATTATCCCAACGATAACAATTGCATACCACTTGGGTAGTTTCCCTGGGTTCCCACTTGTGCCAAATGTCACAGCAATAGCAATTGTCATCAGAATCTGGGgtgaaaacaaacaaaaaaaaacacaattaaaggcagaaagaaaaaaagagagactaaagcttgaaattgagaaagTGTACCTGACAGATTAACATTTGAGCACCACCTTCAAGGAAAAGGGCGCGTCGTCCAAACTTATCTACAACATACATTGAAATCAAAGTGGAAACAGGTTTAAAGCTTCCAATAATCGCGGCAGACATGAGTGAAGCTTGACTTCCAAAACCAATTGTTCTGAACAAAATGGGAGCATAGAATGTGATCACATTCAATCCAGTGAATTGTTGGAAGAAAGGAATCAATATGGCGAAAACAAGTTGTGGCCTATATTTTCTCTCAAACAATGATCTCCAAGGGTGTGTCACTTTATCCGAGGCTTCACTAGCAGTAATAATTTCTTTAAACTCTGCATCAACATCATTAGTGCCCCGAATTTTCACAAGCTCCTTTCTTGCATCTTCATGAAGACCACGTGCAACAAGTGAGTTTGGAGAATCAGGAAGACAAAATGAACCTACAACAAAAATCAGCGCTGGTACAGCACCTAGCCCCAAGCTTAATCGCCATCCTTCACCATTCAGTACCTTTGAAAAGTAGTAGTTGCAGAGATTTGCTGAAAATATACCAATAGTAATTGACAATTGGAAACACATGTTTAGACCTCCCCTGTACTTATAAGGTGCCATTTCTGAGACATAGATTGGAACTGACTGCAAATATATAAAAACAATGTAACAATTGGTTAGGAGAAGATTATAATCATATCAAGACACAATCAATTTGTTTATCTGTATGTCTATCTATCTATTTACTAATCAAATAAAACAATGACCAGAATATCAAACTCTCATGTATCTTATCTCGGACATTTGCAAATTAAACAAAATGTACCTGATTGGCGCATCCGATGCCAAAACCAAGCAACAACCTTCCAATAATAAGCATCGACATGTTAAAGGCTAATCCGTTAAGTAATGCACCCGACACAAAGAACAGTCCACCCAAAATCATAGTTGCCCGCCTACCCAAAGCTCTTGTTAAGGTCGATGCCCCAAGACCAGAAATAAGAGCACTTATATAAAGGGAAGATGTAAACAGTGTCAGAATCTGACTGTTGAATTTGCAATATTGGTTTGAAGAAGGTTTCAGATTTGCCTCCTGCTCATAAACAGACGGAAAGAATCTTTTCAAGAATGAATCCATCGATGTCACTCCACCTAAACACAAGTCAGTCATTTCATCAATCATTACATATGCATCACAAAAAAACACAAAAGTTAACCCTAATTCAACATAACAACAAAATTCAGATATCAGATACGAAAACTCCATTTTCAGATAGTAAAAACAAGATCGATCAGTTATTATTATCACGATGGGAATAAGTTACCTGAAACACCATGATCGTAACCAAATATTAATCCACCACTAGCTGCCATGACGCAAGTGATAATGACTCTAAAGGTGAGTTTTCCCGGATACCTGTCTTTTGAATGATCCATTTTGGATGGTGAACCCATAGTCATTGTTGCTTCAAGATCAATGAGATTTGTATGTATAGAAAGAGGTTAAGATGACATTAGTATTAGTACAGAGAGGAGAAGACAATTGAAACAATAAACAAAAATGAAActatatatagtatatatatgTGTCTGTCTTTCTATACATGCGCTGGTTATAACTGAAGTGTTGGGTTAGAATGGTTCTGTTCTGAAATGATTATCAGATAGTGTTTTGAGCAGTATGATAATTTGGCACGTGTGAAGCTGTAAGCATATTTAAGGAAATTACAAACgcatttttaaaaaaattgtattaATTGCAATGTCGGATTTTCCATTCGAGTCTAGTCACGGACAAAAAACAATATTAATTGAAAGATTACAAGCATTATTACTAAAGATATTCGGAGATAAAGATGCCCATGTAAGTTAATTTTTATAATCTATCCATAAAATTACTTATAATCTAGAAGAATATATAAAGGAAATACTTTCTTAGTCTATTTTTCTACCATTTTTACCCTTATTTTATTGTGTAATTTACTTAATAACTTCCAATAAAACCACTATTATTAACTTGCACGTAACTTCCTACTAATAACTTCCACATCCTGTactttttaaaaattatatttaaataaaaaatatcacTTATATTTTAAATGATGTACATTAAAAAAGCGGAGAGACGGGCACGCGAGTGCCCGTCTGGACGCTAGTATATataaagagattaattattatgcacagtgtaaaaagttttacattgtcaatgcatcacaattatctgtttgtattactttttaaatGTAAAAGTCAAACTTTTCAAATAAATCAGTGGTTGTGATTAATTGATAGTGTAAAAAATCTTTACACTGTCACTGTATATCATTAAATtcatatataaatataatatataatttatatgTTATAACCGAGTATTAAAACTAATTGTTATAATTGAACTTCATTTCTTAAAACAATTATAAATAAGTTATATCCTTTTCCAAGAACTTTTTTATTTTTAGAAGAAAAAACCTTTTCTTTTcagaaataaaagaaaatgaattttttaatttttgaaaaacaaaattaaattatttttattttcactcaaaactaaaaaacaaattgaaataaatatatattttttaaattttttattttatttaggAAAAAATccttttcttgttttatttttgaaatttaacttccagaaaaaaaaatcccaaaaaaactttttttaaataaatatttgtttattttcagaaagaaaaaatttataaaaaaacattttagaaaattgatttttacaaaaataaattaatgattttaaaatattatactaatttgatttttattttgaaTATGAATGTTCAAAATATAAATTTGCCCAAAATCATATTAATAATATATCTAAAATATGGATTTAAAATcttattaataattaattaattgttATTACCAAATTTAAATATAGATGGATAACTTAAATAATCAATTAATTTGCATACTCATATTCTAGATATGTTTGATGATTGTAGAAAATTTTCTTACACATTTTGAGGTCAAATTAAGTGTTTATCTAACATTTATAGTGTTTTCAATTCTTAACACTTCTATGGTCCTATTTGACAAGTcttattttggattttttttttaaaatcgaaaataaccaaatttttaaaaaaataccaaaataaccaaaTTTGGTAGAGGATGCGTCAAATGAATTGACGCACCCCCATACCACtaagaggaggcgtcaatagcattggtgcacatgcattgggcctcatgaggaggcgtcaatgctagtggcgcctgcattgggcctcatgaggaggcgtaAATGCTAGTGGCGCCTTAGTGTGTTTTGCATGGtgggtgtatgcgccaattcatctaGCGCATACACCCCCTtctattattttttgattttttttagatttttttaatttttttagttttttaatttttttaatttttaatttttaatatttattatttaatacataagaaataataatgaaaaaaaataaattcattaaatatgtaataattggttacattggactAACAATAAACTAATGACCCGCCTGCtggtgcgttagtttgtctccgaggtctcccacgattttcttgaggtgtttgtggtctttggaTGCTGATctgatcgagcgatggctggTTGGAAGGTCTGGCGGAtgttccagcggtatttgacagatgtgtcatcatttgctcccaatatctGGAGGGGCTCTGGtcaacggcgcttccgtaataGAGTTCAGTGGTGTGTTGAGTATCCTGACGTGTTCCCTGAGGATGTGTATGGTTTGTATTTTGTTGGAACTAGTTGATGTTATTCTCATaatgaattggttggagttaaaCCAAGTGTTTACCAATTGTTTTCTTAAGTTGGTGCAGTGTGATGTTGAGTGCAAGAGCTCGGGCAATGTTAAAGTTGTGTTGTTCCTAACATTGAAGATGTTGTGGATTCGAGATTCCTGTCTGCCGGTCAAGTTGGGAAGTCTTTAGGGAAAACGACCAGGTATGGTTAGTGTTGTTCATAGTAGAAAAAGCACTATAAAAACTTGCATCAACATATGAAATCACTATAAAAACTTAATTGCATCCACATGAAGTTTAATCACAGTAGAAAAATGTTATTTATTTCAAATCTATTTTTTTCTAATTTATCTGGTGATTGTTTGTCAGGGAATAATATATGACAATCAAATATATGTAGAATCAACCATAGTATGTGAATCAACCATTATCATCACTATGAACCTTGAAAATTCAGatttcttttttaatttattcatatttttcatttgtaaattttattaatttattagTAATAAACATATTAAACATACAAAGTTTGGATAAAACTAGCGTCCAGACAAGCACTCGCGTGCCCGTCTGTCCGCTTTTTTAATACACATCATTGAAAATATAAAcgatattttttatttaaatataatttaatttttaaaaaataaagcATGTGGAATTTATTAATAGAAAGTTACGTGGAAGTTAATAATAGTGGTTTTATTGAAAGTTATTAGGTAAATTATACAATAAACCTGAGAACATGATGTACTTGTGATCCTGAACATGGAATTGAATTCATTCATATACCAtatgcattcatcatcatgcGTTTCATATCATTTTCCAtacaaaatacaaaaataaaCTCATTCATCATTTGTCCATAACCTGCACCTGATTTCCTGACACTCGTATCGGActtgaagtatcccttgaaaaACCATCGATCCATTTGAGCAAAGTCATATTTCATTGAGAGGAGATGTTGACTCGATGAAAAACTAGATAAACTGACTTGTGGAGGCTATGATAGCTTTAGGAAAGAGAGAGGGCCATATTCAGCGGACTGCAGTTATTGAGAATGTCATTACACCTCTAGTAAATGATCATACCCAGACTCAGCATGTGTGAATCCTAGTTGATAACTCTATTGTACAAGAGCGTCATATTTCCTGAGATGGTTGTTCCTCATATCATGATGTTATTAAGTATCATAGTTTTGCATTCTCTATGCCAGATTCCCATGGGACAAGCCTGGTGGTCAATACTGAATGAtcacaagatgatgagattgctGAAAGATGTCGCATACTAGAGAAAAGACTCAAAGTCGTAGAAGGGCGAGATATTATTGAACTGAATGTTTTAAACATGTGTTTGGTGCCTGAACTGGTTATACCCCCAAAGTTCGAAGTGCTAGAATtcgagaagtacaaaggggatagctatccaaagcaccatttggtgatgttttgccGAAAGATAACCTCTTATGCTCATGACGATAAGCTAatgattcattattttcaagatagtttGATTGAGGCGTCATTGAGTTGGTACATGAAGTTATAAAGGAATCACATTCAATCATGGTTGGACCTAGCTAATGCCTTTTTGAAACAGTACAAATACAATTTGGACATGGCCCCCGATCACATGCAATTGAGAGCCTTATCTCAAGAAAGCAACAATATCCTTTAGAGgatatgcccaaagatggagagagttggcaGCTTGCATTGAACCACCACTCTTAGATAAAGAATTGATGGACTTATTTAGGGATACCTTGGAAAGTCCTTACTTCGAAAGGATGGTTAGTAGTGCAGCATCAGACTTCGCTCACTTGGTGTCAATTGGAGAGCATATCGAGTATGGCCTCAAAAGTGAAATAATCTAATGCACCTCAAATAACCAGAGCATCGATAGTAAATCCATTTTTAGTTCCCaagaggaagaagaggatgaagtCAATGTAGTATGTGAAGCTCCACAAGCTTCATATCAGACACCATTCTCTCCATAAGGTCAGTATTGCCCTACACATCAAGGATCTCCTCAATATTAATGACAGATTCCGCAATAGCAGCCATATTGAAGGCAACACGCTCCACATCAGCAACATCAACAAGCCCGACAAAGGCCAAGAAAGCCAAAGAGACATATCGATATGCTTCCAATGCCATATA includes these proteins:
- the LOC127119087 gene encoding sugar carrier protein C, whose product is MTMGSPSKMDHSKDRYPGKLTFRVIITCVMAASGGLIFGYDHGVSGGVTSMDSFLKRFFPSVYEQEANLKPSSNQYCKFNSQILTLFTSSLYISALISGLGASTLTRALGRRATMILGGLFFVSGALLNGLAFNMSMLIIGRLLLGFGIGCANQSVPIYVSEMAPYKYRGGLNMCFQLSITIGIFSANLCNYYFSKVLNGEGWRLSLGLGAVPALIFVVGSFCLPDSPNSLVARGLHEDARKELVKIRGTNDVDAEFKEIITASEASDKVTHPWRSLFERKYRPQLVFAILIPFFQQFTGLNVITFYAPILFRTIGFGSQASLMSAAIIGSFKPVSTLISMYVVDKFGRRALFLEGGAQMLICQILMTIAIAVTFGTSGNPGKLPKWYAIVIVGIICVYVSGYAWSWGPLGWLVPSEIFPLEIRSAAQSITVSVNMTSTFFIAQFFTSMLCHFKFGLFIFFGCFVVLMTFVIYKFLPETKGIPLEEMNMVWKKHPYWGKFLEAENMKQVSMTETKG